TGTAGTAATATTTATCACTGCACTAGAATAATAACCAATCCATATGGAATACTTACCACTATATCCATAATGCTTATTACAACTCATTTTTTAGATACAGTACACCAAAACATTTTGGTGTACCatagaaaaatcagaaaagctatgtgcacagcagcttaTACACAacagctgtgcacagatgccattttctcccggctcgggtcgcacaaagatgatcggagcagctcattttgttctaaatatgtcgtttaaggtctctgtaaaaaatgagcttcgttcgatatcgttagagtcgttaacaaaacacccaaaatcactacAGAATTTAgggctcattttttacagagaccttaaacgacatatttagaacaaaatgagtggctccgatcatctttgtgtgacccgagccgggagaaaatggcatctgtgcacagctgctgtgtataagctgctgtgcacatagcACTGCTCTAGAAAAATTCCCTTTAACAAAACTTTCTttaaagcatctccaatccaacaccctctgaatctctatttgagaggatcaaattaatctattttatttgaaaagtagatttagaggattgtactatttatctcaactTCACTCCAACAGGGTgcgggggggctgctgtcccaattttggggcccaccccggtcttgcttcgatgatctgaatcgttcactttgtagagctcgtcgagtagaacaactatgcaaaaaatcagcttaattggatatcattaagtacctgatcggagcccatataactctcagtccatgggttacagtggatttgatccagtgtttcggatccattctttttaagataaaaaggttccgatcaggtatttaatgatatccaattaagctgattttttgcatagttgttctactcgacgagctctacaaagtgaacgattcagatcatcggagcgagaccggggtgggccccaaaatggtgtgtagcagcgtgctgctgtccagcccccctccctccacTCCAACACATGTTTGGAagagatcctctattttttccttcatcctttatatttagaggatcaaagttcatcctcccaaatggatgagagttttagaggatgagttggaaaatgtttttcctccaaaataaaaaatgaagtatgggttggagatgctcttacaatgAGCCTAGGATAGAGTAATTTATTCTCTGTCTTGGGGATGTTCGCAGAAACCATTGACAAGGATATTGACTGTTCGATTCCTCTCGACGAGACGACCAAAATTAGGAGCAAATCTAATATGGTAAATataaaaatttttaaataaaaacaaaataaaaaaattcaaaaaatcttAACGGAAATCATATCTCCTTCTCAACGAGTTCTCGCAATAATGAGGGAATGTTTCCAATaactaaaaatattataaaaaacttaacgcattttatcatctcgttttcactaacaaaaaagtttctgcattttaccatttcgtttGGGAAATGACTTTGCCAcactattttttgataatgccacaccctgcaagtgtatttttgcaccaaaaaaatacacttgcagggtgtggcattatcaaaaaatagtgtggcaaaatcactaccctttCGTTTTCACTAAGAAAAAAAttgtcgacaaattttttttattacagaaACTCTACTCATAAAcctatcaacaacttattcactatcgaaaataacttgataattttaaataatttatttactcCCGAAAACTCTTAACAATTTcttaaccacaaataaaaatttactccATAAAATTTTCACTGCTGAAAACACCTAAGGAAAGCGCATTGATGGGCCACCACCCGTGGGCTCCACCTATCTCCACCACCGTCTGATTAAGATAATCTTTCTCGTCCTTTTTCTGATCGCTACGTGCACACCTATCGGACGCACCTATGACGTAACAGTATGTCAGATTTCCCCTTCAAGTGCGCCAAGTATCCCCAGGGAAGGGAAGGGATGGATAGAATTCTTCGGGTCCAAGCAACGGTTCTCTACGTGCACACCTATCGTACATTTGCTATATAGCAAATGTATGAGTAAAAATTCTGACGGGATACACAGAGAGAGCTTCGAATGGCGACGAAGCCATCAACGTGCTTTTTCGGCAACGGATGGAGTAGTACTGTCCCCAGCTACTGTAATAGGCACTCGAATTTGCGCTTCTGTCCTTTGCCTTCTCACCGTTTCTATCCAGCTTATTGTAAGATGCGGCAGCGTAACTTCAGGTATCTCAaccgcattttttttttctctgcttCGATGATGATTAGGTTTATTACGTTCTTATTCTTAAACGAGGAATCTTTGGTGTTATTGAGGTGTGTTGATTGATGGTTTAGGCCTTATGTTGTCCTATTGCTTTATTTTGTTCTATTGCTGGTTTTCTGACTTGGAGTGGAGCTTTTGTGTTAGAAATTAAAGGAACCCCTAAATGTCTTACTGTAGGCTCTACTTTTACTGCCATTAGGCAGAAGGTCTGAATACTTGTGAAACTCCATTAAAGGCATTGGAAACGATCTGGAAAGATTGGTAGTCAGGTCTGCACGGAATAAAGAGGTCATCTGCAAAGGAAATATGGCTAATGCCCGAATCCTTGCACCCGGGGTGACAGGAGAAATGCCGAGAATCAATGTAATGCTGATAAATTCTTGAAAAGAATTCCATAACTACAGCAGTGGAACTAGGATTTGGCCGCGGGGTGCCACCGTTCAATGGAGATCTAGTTATATATTGTGTGGAAAATtatgaagaagaaaattcatAGAATTAGGTTTTGTCGTTGGCCttttttgtgaaaaagaaattaaggcTTTCAATTCCATGCTTCACCAATTTAAAATCACCAAGGAGAATCCAAGCCTCAGTAGCTGGCATGGATAAAGATGCTAAGTCATCCAGTGTTGAGCTCTGGAATCCAAGGCTCACTTCCATGCCTCTTGTTCTTGCTTAGGGCGCTATTGAGAATACCATGACAAAATGTCAAAATGTATCAAGTGTAACATGTATGACATCAATATCTAGTGAGTGATTTTATAAACTTTTTAACTATCTTTCGTCATCATCAGCTGCCATAATCCACCCCAGCATGCTCTCAACGTCTAGCGACCTTTCATCTCCACAATCTTGCACACTGCCTCCATCACCTCTTTTTCTTTCCActcttctctctttgaaacTAAGAGAAACTTCAGTTTTTCCAACAATTCCTCTCTCAAAAGATTAGGAAATCAACATGTATTCATCCTCTCCTGAAAATTAGAATCTCTATCAGTATATCCAAACCACTAGGCTAAATATCCAAACCATAAGTAACCCTAAGAACAATGGAGTCAAAACTACCCTAATGGAACAAGATAAATGACAAGAACATAAATTCTAATAACAATACGATCCATGATCAGGTTTTGCCTTGGCCCTTAGGTTATTCTGGTTAGCTTTGACAACTTTTTTTGCGTGCATGAGCTATATTCCCACACCTTTTGGAGTGCATATGCTTTCGCCACTCTCTGGAAGAGAGATTCTCATAGCCAGGGAGATGGTGATCGTGAAGGCAAAGGGTTTGATGGATGTTTGAGTGtgacatttttttagaattagaATTTACTGAGTTCATTTGAATCTTTGTGCGACTGGTTGATAGTTGCCGCTATGTTGGTAGCTTTTGTCAAGCTTAATTATCGGAGCCTTGAATTGAGAGATGTTGTTTTGGGATGTGGGATTCTCGTTTCTTCTTCAtcccctccctcctcctcctcttctcacactattcttctttattttttctctcttttttctcatttgGTTCTACACAAACTACTGAATTCCTTGATCATATATGTGAATGTTTGCACTAGATGCGGGACTTGGTGAGACTAGGTGTTGTTTTCGCTTTGTACAGCTGGCCTGGcccaataatttatttaaaatttctCTTACTAAATGTAGCTAAACTCTATATTTAATACATTATTGGTTTGATgttgccttttcttttcctttctatcGGCTTTTTCATTAAGGTATGGGGTGCAGATTTTTAGTCCTTATAGTATAATGTTATGCAACAAATTTACTCATTGACATTTCTGCAGTTCACAACAAAAGAGACAGGCCAAAAAAGCTACTCCCGAAAGGCTTCCAACAAATGCTCTCCAGCAAAATGTTGACGAGGACTCCAAATTAGAAACCTTGTCAACAGATAACATATCCAGCTTGAAGTATGAAAATAAGTCTAATGATGGCGTTGGTACCATTGTAGCTGCTGACAATTCAAATGAGAAAGATGTGGATACTCTGACTGATGAAAATAAGTCTAATGATGGCGTTGATACCATTGTAGCTGCTGACAATACAAATGAGAAAGATGTGGATACTCTGACTGTGCTGCACCAGATTAAACCTTCGGTATGATCTAATAACTCTATGAATGCAATGGCTGTTAATTTTTGCATgtctcttgattttttttttgtatgtctCTTGTTTCTCTAGCTTTTTAATTCCCAGTCCcgtgagaaaacaaatattctcTATGTATGTTGCGGTCATCCATGGGCTAACAAGATCACCTTGAGAAGTAAAACATTTCAACAATTGCCAGCAGTACAACAAAGCAAGCTGATTGTACACTGTTCTTGATTATCGGGTTTTTATTTAACTCAACTCGCGTCAGCTAATTCATCCCCCAAGTACTTGGGACAGATTGAGATTTGGCCATGAATTTTAATGCAATGCTAATTGTGATGCTATTTTTATCATTATGATCTATTACAAGACATAGACATTTGATATGCTTCCCTCTTGATAACCGGTGGTGAAGAATACCATTTCCTCAtagttgttatttttctaattccgTTTGGTGCatgcattattatatttctaaTTCAGTTTGGTGCATGCATTATTTCAAACCTAGAATAGGTGTTCGATATTGCATTCATAGTAAAGACCTGGATGAGATGTATCTAATCCCATccatctcttctttcttttggtttgtGAGGGATTAACACATGAAATCTTGATGTATAGAACATAAGAGGAAGAATCGAGGGTATAATGTGCTTAGGACAGCCTTTAATATTGTATCACGAATGCCATCTGTCTAGCATTTCCATTGATGCTCATGGCTTAGCATTTATGGCACGGTCTACTTCAAACAAAAATCAGAAATTGCTGTTTTGGTAATTATGGCATAGTCAATGTTTATTATTGACAGTCCTATTGATTATTGCTATGAAATTCGTGTTCAGTACAATTGATTGCGTAATAAGTACGTATATTTTTCCTATCCGTTAGTCATTTATCCTTGTTTTGTTTCTAAAATATTCCAGTGTTACCTTTATAATGCATGATATTGAAAGTTAAGCTGATATTGGGAGAAGCCCATTTACTTATTTCTTTGAAGAACTTTTTTGCTTCTCTGTTACTTGGTTCCAATCTTCTTTGTCTATAATTTCCCAACGCACATTGCTAGTTCTTGTGAATGATGAATATCTCAAACTGCTGTGATTTGTCACTAACGGAAGCATGGATACATCTAAAACCCTGTCATACTTGTACCCGAAACGTACTGGTTACCGGTCCTGGTACTTTGCATGTACTTCTAATTACGTTTTGGGTATACAATACTGATATTTCTGTATGACTTTTGTCATACACAGAAATTAGCCTACTGTATATCAAGCCGTACCCTACACAGAGATGAAGCTAAGTTGATAAGACTTCCTCTTTCTTGCTTAGCATGATTGTAGAATAAAGATTTTGGTCTATaagtttttttgttattataatGGCATTAAACCTTATATACCTTAAATTCGCGTTAAACTGTTATTTGATGTTGAATTCTTAATTGCCGAAGTCATTTCGTTATTTCATTTATTGGAAATGAAATTATTACATGCAATAAATTgctctaaattttaaaatacatttgTTGTAGTCATATCATAGCCATACCTGTACCTTATATATTTTAGGTTTCTCCGCATTGATGTAATCGTTGTACCAGTACCCATACACATGCTTCTTAGGTCAAGGTATATTCACTCTTGgatgcataatttttttgggtacttttgCTTGTTCTTACGCCACTTgcatcttatttttctttaattgcACTGAGGGCTTCTTCACATATCCGGGAAGCACATTAAGTTGCATTGATATGTGTTGAAGCATCAAACTCTAAACCGATTGGCATGGTGAGGCCGCCTAGGCTCATaaactagttttggaggttataattaaccaatgtgggacaagctctaacaataTGATTTTGGGACTTCGAATTATTTGCTGCCAAGTTTACAATTTCTTGCAATACACAATAATGCGCGCTGTATTGATGATTCAATATTATGTGTTCTGATTTAAATCATCTTCTAGTTGCGCCCTTCTTTGTTTAATGGTGTCAAAGTTCCCCTTAAAGACTCTGAACAATCAATTAGCACATTGGtaatttttggtttgtttttacTGAATTATGCTCATCTCAAGAGACAGAATCTTTTTGGTGGTGAATTCTAAAAAGTTCTGATGTATAGTTGACTCTAATTTCACCTTTGCTGGATACTCTGAGAAATAGTCGCCATTTGTAGATAAATGCCTCTGTCGTTTCACTCTACTGCTCATAAAAGAGTTCTTGTATTATACAGACAAGTCAATCTTAATCAATAGTTGACAGAATACTCAAGCTTGTTCTGTTTAACAGTCAGTGGTTGCAGATGGTGGAGCGGAACTCTCAAGCGTTCATCTTCCGGATTTGATAGGCATGATAAGGAATGCAGAGAAAAGTAGGATATTCCCACTTCAAGCTTCTGGCGTGTTGTATCTAGTTTCTAATTTGTTTTTCGGGGTCAATTAATGTAGGTGTAATAACTTGTTTTTGTGATTACTTTCATGGCATCATAGATATAATCCTCCTTAACCAAGCTCGAGTTCGTGCACTTGAAGATCTCGAAATGATTCTCAATGATAAGCATGCTTTACAAGCACAAATCAACATTTTAGAGACGAGATTAGCTGAAACTGACGCAAGAATTAGAATTGCGGCCCAAGAAAAGGTGCATGTGGAACTACTGGAAGAGGAGTTGCAAAAGCTGCGAAGTGAGTTATTTACTAGGGGTGGCACCGGTGGAAACATGCCAGATGCGCATGAAGAAAACCGTCTTTCAGATAGGACCAGTGTTCATTCTTTTGGTGAGGAGCTTAGTTCACTGAAAAACGAAAATATGTCCCTTAAGGATGATCTAGAAGCCCTGAAAAAGGAGCTTAGTGATGTCAAGGGAACAGATGAACGTGTTCTAATGCTGGAGAAAGAACGGTCATCCTTGGAATATGCACTAAAAGAGTTGGAGATTAAACTTTCTGCTTCGCAGGAAGAtgtttcaaaactttctaacTTGAAGTTTGAATGCAAAAGTTTATGGGAAAAGGTGGAACAATTGCAGGCATTGCTGGATAAGGCAACCAAACAGGCAGATCAAGCTATTTCAGTCTTACAGCAAAACCAGGAGCTTAGGAAGAAGGTTGATAGGTTGGAAGATTCTCTTGGAGAGGCTAATGTCTATAAATCATCATCAGAGAAATTGCAACAATTTAATGAACTCATgcaacagaaaataaaacttcTGGAAGAACGTCTTCAAAGGTCCGACGAAGAGATACATTCTTATGTTCAGCTATATCAAGAATCTGTGAAAGAATTTCAGGATACACTTACTAGTTTGAAAGAAGAAAGCAAGAGAAGGGCACTGGATGAACCTGTAAATGATATGCCTTGGGAGTTCTGGAGTCGTTTACTGCTTATGATTGATGGTTGGTTTCTTGAGAAGAAAATCTCAACTGATGATGCAAGGCTTTTACGAGAAATGGTATGGAAGAGGGATGGTCATATTTGTGATGCTTACATGGCATGCAAAGAAACAAATGAGCGTGAAGCTATAGCTACATTTCTCAGACTGACatcatcaccaaaacggtattaCGCTCTGAATTTATGAGGCATATATTGTATGGGTATAGCTTCTGCCATTGCCAGGATAGTAATGATATTCTTTATCTTAAGTTTCTTGTTGATCTTTAGTGCAGGATTGCATGTTATTCATATCGCAGCTGAGATGGCCCCAGTTGCTAAGGTGAACATATGTACAAAGGTTTCAATTTCATATTTCTTGTACTATTCCTATGGACATATATGACTGATGTTTTCAGTGATTTGTTCTAGGGTAAGATCAAATTGCCTAAATTGTCAGCATTTAGTTATTTTGCAAGATTGTGAACTCTTATTATATGTTACGGTGCCTACCGTGCTTAGAGGTTGTTGTTTCTTCATATTTTTGCTTACAGTAAAGAGGAATAAGCTAGGGGAATGGCTGAAGTAGCTTTTTTATTTACAGTATTGGAATACATGATTGGATACTCAATACTATGCGTCATATTATCAAATTATCAGCTCATTGGAATACATGATTGGATACTCAATACTATGTATCATCGTATTATCAAATGAATAAACCAGTGAAATGCTAGTACAGGTATTTAATCCTTGCTATTGGAAAACCATTTATACTTAAGATAGCAAAATTAGTAGATCGGGCGCCCCTCCTCCTATAAAGCAAGGGGAGGCCTTACTAATGAAGCTTGACTAAAAGGTGCGTTAACGCGCACTTCCATTTTCTTCACTTGGTCAGTGCCCGTGATAGGAATATGGAGAAGAAGCATAAAGTGAAAATTCTTTCCCAAACCATCTGCCACTGTTGCAATAGAGTCAGAGACCATCATCAGGCTGTCTTAGTTACATTTTCTACATATCTGAACTCTGAAGATCTTTGAAAGTTCTTAGAACAAAAATAATGCTCTGTTTTTCCGGAACCTACAGCTAGGTTGGAAGATAAGCACTCTGAAAGTTCTTAGAACAAACAAAATGACCTGCTTTACCTTATCCAACCTCTAGGTTGGAGGATTCTCGACAAAGatttaattcatttttaaaaaccTGGAGTCACCCATCACTCTTATTGGGAATAAGATGGGAGTTTGGATCAGCAACTTCGGCTGCTAGCATTGGCCACTGTTACCATCCCAGATCTACATATTCAAGCCTTTTGCCAATGGCCACTGTTACCATCCCAGATCTACATATTCAAGCCTTTTGCAACTTGATTGGCATCACAAAGTTTGTGATGCTGAGCATAACCTTTCCGAGATGAGAGTTATTAGCTGATAGCCTGATACTTCGCACCTTGTACTCTTGCTTCCCATCATCCCAATGCTTGCATGTGAATTGACTTATTGAGCTTTTGTCATTCCTTCAGCTTACATGTTGACCTTCTTTAAGTTGGTGTTAGAGTGAGTTCTATGCAGACATAATGCATTCCTTATCTTTACCACCCCAAAAAttgatttcaaattttaattctCTTGGAAAATCTGTTGATAATTTCCTACCTTTCTTATATATTATTCTTGATATGATCAAAGGTTGGTGGTTTAGGTGACGTGGTGACTGGTCTTTGTAAAGCATTACAGAAGAGAGGACATCTTGTTGAAATTGTTCTTCCCAAGTATGATTGCATGGAATATGAGCGTATTCGTGACTTGAGGGTATGTTAGTTTTTAGAGAATGCTCATATATTTAACTGATTAATTTTtcttataaacttttgtaatatCATAATTGGTTACCATGTGCAGGCCCTAGATTTAGTAATAGAGTCCTACTTTGACGGTcgccttttcaaaaataaagtcTGGGTTGGTGTTGTTGAAGGTGagactttttaactttttctcaATATACATAGATTTCTGGGTTTCATTTTTGTTATAATTTGATTTTGCAGGCCTTCCTGTCTATTTTATTGAGCCTCATCATCCTGGTAATTTTTTCTGGAGGGGACAACTTTATGGGGAGCAGGATGACTTTAAACGTTTCTCATTCTTTAGCAGGGCAGCCCTTGAATTGCTTCTTCAAACTGGCAAGAAGCCAGACATAATTCATTGCCATGATTGGCAGACATCTTTTGTTGTATGGATGATTTAGATAGTTTTTTCTACTTTCTTCCTTCTTTAGAGGGTTATGTTGATTGCTTTGGAACCCAATTGAAGTAGTACGCTGTCTTTTTCAGGCCCCACTTTATTGGGATCTGTATGCACCAAAAGGATTGGATTCAGCAAGGATATGCTTTACGTGTCACAATTTCGAGTATCAAGGAAGTGCACCTGCTTCCCAATTGGCATCTTGCGGCCTTGATGTTCACCAGCTAAATAGACCAGATAGGATGCAGGACAACTTGTCACATGATAGGGTTAATGGTGTTAAGGTATGTAGAATACTCTTGGTCGGTTAACTTTTggaggtgtttttttttatctctcttcttTTACATGTTCCTGTCGTCTTTTTAGGGAGCAATTGTGTTCTCCAACATAGTGACAACAGTTTCACCAACTTATGCACAAGAGGTTCGAACTGCTGAGGTATGGATCTACCTGCAGTTGCACTTACAatcttttattttgtatttctgTTAAAAAAGCCCCTTTATAgttgcttctttcttctttactttgacaAGCAAGTATTAGAGGGGACACTCCTAGACTCAAACTTGCATTCTCATGCTTGATAGCCTGTTTACCTTTGCACGAAGCAATGCACCTCATCTCATCTCAATGTTCTCATCACCCAAAAGCTTGTAATCTTAGCCTTATTGTGCCTATAATGCCATTCAGCTCTTAATGGGGGTTTTAGGCTTTTTGCAAAGACTTAGTATCTTTTGTTGAGCTTTGTTTATTTAACTACCTCTTAGAGCACTTGTGGGGTTCTCCATGGGTTATGGATgctctgtgtttttctttttgagcctttttttttttgaatgcatGCTTTGGGGCAATAGGTGATCGAAACTAGAATGAGGCGAATTAGGAGGGTCTTTGCAGTAATGTCAGTTTAATTTCATTTTacttctttcattttcctttcttcattttggatCTATAATCTTTCTTTCTGATGGTCATTACATTGTCTTCACTCTTCAGCACAATTGGtccctaagtcacataatgtggAAGCGGAAGCAAGATCATCCTTCATGAAAATATCTTTTGTGCAGGAGCTCCCCTAGCTCATCTATGTTCATTTTAAACATATTTGAAATGAATTTGTTTTTATCAGTAATTTTTCAATTTAAGAAGTAATagttttttaaataatatgtttTGTGTATTTCACTCTAGTTTACTATAAATAACTCTACTCATTGTATTAAATGAACCACCACGAACAGGTCTAGTTTTGATTCGTAACAGCAACACTCATGCGTGACGACTCCACTTATTGCGTATGGGAAAAATCCGCAAACTATACCTGAATTTTCTCTGAAAGTGGCAAAGTTCAAAACTTGGCACACAGTTCAAGTGGCTTACCCAGCGGATTATGTTTCTTTGATCCGTACCACTCCCTCACTCAACAGGCAGATTGAGGCTTTTGTCCTGAGTCTGGgttaatttgtgtattttggTGGACTATTTTGCGATATGTGAAACTAATGGGATGAATTCATCAATTAACTTTGACTTTTCTGCACAGACCTCATGCAGAGACTTTTCCAGACATTTGGCTCTCCCAGGCTCTATAACTTAGaagcaattaaaaaatcaaGCCACAATGTTTGAATATGTGGCATAACTGCAACGCTGTTACTTTTGCAGTACAACTTACTGAGAACATTGACTTTTTCTTAAAGCTTCTCGGTGTAATACCAGTGAATGTGCAATATAGGgttatataaatttttcaacaaCATTGAAAGAACTAAGATTGCTGAATTCATTATTCAATATTATTAATATAAACAATAGATGAGGTTGTGGTAAGCTGATGGGCGACAACAAATGTCAAACAGAGCCAAACTACGAATGTTTATGctcaaaaatttcaatttacGTATAAAGTGTCTTGGGAGCAACACAATCCACTGGCCAAATTGAGATGACTTAGGTTAGCTGTGTTCAATGCCATGGACTTAAAAAATAGGCGTCGATTGTTGGTTTGTATCGATTTACATCAAATGTTGCACCTTCACAGTTAAGTGGGAGCCTTGTGCACTTGATTCTACCATGTTCTAGTGTCCTTGATTTTCCATGTTGGTTAATCTGTGTTTAGTTTATCTTAATAGGGAGGACGGGGACTTCATGTGACCCTCAATTCCCACTCGAAAAAGTTCATAGGAATACTGAATGGAATTGATACTGATGCATGGAATCCAGCCACTGATACTTTCCTCAAGGTCCAGTACAATGCCAGTGATCTCCAGGGGAAAGCAGAAAACAAAGAAGCTATAAGAAGGCATCTTGGACTTTCTTCTGCAGATGTTACACGGCCATTGGTAATCCTATTTTCTCACAGATCTAGCTTTTATGCAAGTAACCgaaacattttgattttgtgttttcaTAGTGGAAGTAGTTTCTTTCCATAAGACGTTATGCCATACCAGTACTGTTTTTCTAATTGTTTAACATCAAAATAGACCCCAAAATAAGCTGTGGCTGTGATACATCAATACAGTCAAAGTCTACGTTGGTAGCCATGAAATTGATGTGATGACTTGATGTCATTTGGAAATAATAAAGATAACCATAACTAATGAGTGAATAGTTGCAGTGTATTAGTTTGCTTAATACCATTTGGTGTGCTATGTCTGTGAATAGGTTGGTTGCATTACAAGATTGGTGCCACAGAAGGGTGTGCATCTTATTAGACATGCAATATATCGGACAATTGAATTGGGCGGACAGTTTGTACTTCTTGGTTCAAGCCCAGAACCGCATATTCAGGTGACTATGTGCTACACTTTGTGCTATCATTGATTCCCCAATTGTTGACATCAGAGAAACAAAATTGATCAAAGCAAAATGTTCTTCACTTGGGACAGTTACTTTAGGATGAGGGGAATATGTTACTTCGAATTTGTGGGTCTTGATATTTGTGGAGGTTTCAattttgttaaagcatccaactcaagaccaattggcaatgagtgaagaggccaCCTAGGCTCATATAATGATTTTGaagaagataattaaccaatgtgggacaaactccaacactcccccacATGTGCAACCCCCAActcacgtggagaggtaaacaaaggatccataacacgtgga
The sequence above is a segment of the Rhododendron vialii isolate Sample 1 chromosome 13a, ASM3025357v1 genome. Coding sequences within it:
- the LOC131312404 gene encoding probable starch synthase 4, chloroplastic/amyloplastic isoform X2; translation: MATKPSTCFFGNGWSSTVPSYCNRHSNLRFCPLPSHRFYPAYCKMRQRNFSSQQKRQAKKATPERLPTNALQQNVDEDSKLETLSTDNISSLKYENKSNDGVGTIVAADNSNEKDVDTLTDENKSNDGVDTIVAADNTNEKDVDTLTVLHQIKPSSVVADGGAELSSVHLPDLIGMIRNAEKNIILLNQARVRALEDLEMILNDKHALQAQINILETRLAETDARIRIAAQEKVHVELLEEELQKLRSELFTRGGTGGNMPDAHEENRLSDRTSVHSFGEELSSLKNENMSLKDDLEALKKELSDVKGTDERVLMLEKERSSLEYALKELEIKLSASQEDVSKLSNLKFECKSLWEKVEQLQALLDKATKQADQAISVLQQNQELRKKVDRLEDSLGEANVYKSSSEKLQQFNELMQQKIKLLEERLQRSDEEIHSYVQLYQESVKEFQDTLTSLKEESKRRALDEPVNDMPWEFWSRLLLMIDGWFLEKKISTDDARLLREMVWKRDGHICDAYMACKETNEREAIATFLRLTSSPKRAGLHVIHIAAEMAPVAKVGGLGDVVTGLCKALQKRGHLVEIVLPKYDCMEYERIRDLRALDLVIESYFDGRLFKNKVWVGVVEGLPVYFIEPHHPGNFFWRGQLYGEQDDFKRFSFFSRAALELLLQTGKKPDIIHCHDWQTSFVAPLYWDLYAPKGLDSARICFTCHNFEYQGSAPASQLASCGLDVHQLNRPDRMQDNLSHDRVNGVKGAIVFSNIVTTVSPTYAQEVRTAEGGRGLHVTLNSHSKKFIGILNGIDTDAWNPATDTFLKVQYNASDLQGKAENKEAIRRHLGLSSADVTRPLVGCITRLVPQKGVHLIRHAIYRTIELGGQFVLLGSSPEPHIQREFEDIANLFKTHEHVRLILKYDESLSHLIYAAADMFIIPSIFEPCGLTQMIAMRYGAVPIARKTGGLNDSVFDVDDNTIPTQFRNGYTFLNPDEQGLNGALDRALNHYKNNSQSWQQLVQKVMTIDLSWDSSALQYEELYEKSVARARAASSRV
- the LOC131312404 gene encoding probable starch synthase 4, chloroplastic/amyloplastic isoform X1; the encoded protein is MATKPSTCFFGNGWSSTVPSYCNRHSNLRFCPLPSHRFYPAYCKMRQRNFSSQQKRQAKKATPERLPTNALQQNVDEDSKLETLSTDNISSLKYENKSNDGVGTIVAADNSNEKDVDTLTDENKSNDGVDTIVAADNTNEKDVDTLTVLHQIKPSSVVADGGAELSSVHLPDLIGMIRNAEKNIILLNQARVRALEDLEMILNDKHALQAQINILETRLAETDARIRIAAQEKVHVELLEEELQKLRSELFTRGGTGGNMPDAHEENRLSDRTSVHSFGEELSSLKNENMSLKDDLEALKKELSDVKGTDERVLMLEKERSSLEYALKELEIKLSASQEDVSKLSNLKFECKSLWEKVEQLQALLDKATKQADQAISVLQQNQELRKKVDRLEDSLGEANVYKSSSEKLQQFNELMQQKIKLLEERLQRSDEEIHSYVQLYQESVKEFQDTLTSLKEESKRRALDEPVNDMPWEFWSRLLLMIDGWFLEKKISTDDARLLREMVWKRDGHICDAYMACKETNEREAIATFLRLTSSPKRAGLHVIHIAAEMAPVAKVGGLGDVVTGLCKALQKRGHLVEIVLPKYDCMEYERIRDLRALDLVIESYFDGRLFKNKVWVGVVEGLPVYFIEPHHPGNFFWRGQLYGEQDDFKRFSFFSRAALELLLQTGKKPDIIHCHDWQTSFVAPLYWDLYAPKGLDSARICFTCHNFEYQGSAPASQLASCGLDVHQLNRPDRMQDNLSHDRVNGVKGAIVFSNIVTTVSPTYAQEVRTAEGGRGLHVTLNSHSKKFIGILNGIDTDAWNPATDTFLKVQYNASDLQGKAENKEAIRRHLGLSSADVTRPLVGCITRLVPQKGVHLIRHAIYRTIELGGQFVLLGSSPEPHIQREFEDIANLFKTHEHVRLILKYDESLSHLIYAAADMFIIPSIFEPCGLTQMIAMRYGAVPIARKTGGLNDSVFDVDDNTIPTQFRNGYTFLNPDEQVIIWYTLPSPFINLILVKFLKTLQGLNGALDRALNHYKNNSQSWQQLVQKVMTIDLSWDSSALQYEELYEKSVARARAASSRV